Proteins from one Leptospira wolffii serovar Khorat str. Khorat-H2 genomic window:
- a CDS encoding flagellar biosynthesis anti-sigma factor FlgM, translated as MTIDKIGGIGGGSYEPRKTTPVRKNETKESFDNISISDTAKQKASEARLQAEVQTIAQKIVASPVDSERSAKLKEVKEKLKNGDYDNLSPEILNAVADRVAESFLGR; from the coding sequence ATGACTATCGATAAAATCGGCGGCATAGGTGGAGGATCTTACGAACCTCGTAAGACGACTCCTGTACGCAAAAACGAGACCAAGGAATCATTCGATAATATTTCCATTTCGGATACGGCCAAGCAAAAAGCTTCGGAAGCCCGTCTCCAAGCGGAAGTGCAAACGATCGCTCAAAAGATCGTAGCGAGCCCGGTGGATTCGGAAAGATCCGCTAAGCTCAAAGAGGTAAAAGAGAAGCTTAAGAACGGCGATTACGATAATCTCAGCCCGGAAATTCTGAATGCCGTGGCAGATCGCGTAGCCGAGTCCTTCTTAGGCCGTTAA
- the rsmI gene encoding 16S rRNA (cytidine(1402)-2'-O)-methyltransferase: MTPEGESKFKIKPGAAYVVATPIGNLEDITLRALEVLKQSDIIYCENSQHSRRLFQTYGIQTTARTLYKDHSSQPFAAIIQELKNGGTLALVSDAGTPGVSDPGSQLVRILREENIPVVPVPGASALTSMLSVSGWQTHPSVFLGFLSEKKGKKRNQLKEWEEFQGPITVFESVHRIKDTLSAVREIFPEAPILLGRELTKIHEEILKISPDTPLESLKFAEKGEFVVLFYANPKKMLNGRVGDTDTLE, from the coding sequence ATGACTCCGGAAGGAGAATCCAAGTTTAAGATCAAGCCGGGAGCCGCTTATGTTGTTGCGACACCCATAGGTAATTTGGAAGACATCACTCTTCGGGCCCTCGAAGTCTTAAAACAATCGGATATCATATACTGTGAAAATTCCCAGCACAGTAGACGCCTTTTCCAAACCTACGGAATCCAAACCACCGCAAGAACCTTGTATAAGGACCATTCTTCCCAACCCTTTGCGGCGATTATCCAAGAACTCAAAAACGGGGGAACGCTTGCCTTGGTTTCGGATGCGGGAACCCCGGGAGTATCGGATCCGGGCTCTCAGCTTGTGCGTATCCTAAGAGAAGAGAATATTCCAGTAGTACCTGTTCCGGGAGCGAGCGCTCTCACCTCCATGCTCTCCGTCTCCGGTTGGCAGACCCATCCTTCCGTCTTTTTAGGTTTTTTATCCGAAAAGAAGGGGAAGAAAAGGAATCAGCTGAAGGAATGGGAAGAATTCCAAGGACCGATCACCGTCTTTGAATCGGTGCATAGGATCAAGGATACCCTTTCGGCTGTCCGAGAAATCTTCCCGGAGGCCCCGATCCTACTCGGCCGGGAACTCACCAAAATCCATGAAGAAATCCTAAAAATCTCCCCCGATACCCCCTTAGAATCACTTAAATTCGCGGAAAAGGGAGAATTTGTCGTATTATTCTACGCAAATCCTAAAAAAATGCTTAACGGACGTGTCGGGGATACCGATACTTTGGAGTGA
- a CDS encoding LIC11073 family putative lipoprotein has product MLFTLFFLLLGGCGTNTEVTQSPFVFITPVAVPQIFSITAMYDNWTDHRPEYGLKYYVTNLEPQFVGYNLYITFAIPSAGETTTSSNLYLENGVQPSFPQLAVEASTANTVSRTIVNYQPYSPVQMFQKCEVYTFTLRALLNTGITSNMSAPVTRCSSIYPDHCASDTSCNPSACTTASCSAATQALCPVGTVCNPCTKGVAATGCACPTGQSPPGCNL; this is encoded by the coding sequence ATCCTTTTTACTCTGTTTTTTCTTCTTTTAGGAGGATGCGGGACGAATACCGAAGTCACTCAATCCCCCTTTGTGTTTATTACTCCCGTCGCAGTCCCTCAAATTTTCAGTATCACTGCCATGTACGATAATTGGACCGACCATAGACCCGAATACGGTTTGAAATATTACGTTACGAATCTCGAACCCCAATTCGTAGGATATAATTTATATATTACATTCGCAATTCCTTCCGCCGGAGAAACGACAACTAGCTCCAATCTATATCTAGAAAACGGCGTACAACCCTCCTTTCCCCAGCTCGCAGTAGAAGCGTCTACCGCGAATACGGTCAGTAGAACGATCGTGAACTACCAACCTTATTCTCCCGTGCAGATGTTCCAAAAATGCGAAGTGTATACATTCACTTTACGAGCCTTGCTCAATACTGGAATCACATCCAATATGTCGGCGCCTGTAACTCGCTGCAGTTCCATTTATCCCGATCATTGCGCCTCGGATACAAGCTGTAATCCTTCCGCTTGCACAACCGCAAGTTGTTCCGCTGCGACCCAGGCCCTCTGTCCTGTCGGAACCGTATGCAATCCTTGTACAAAGGGAGTGGCGGCCACCGGTTGCGCCTGCCCTACCGGCCAATCTCCTCCCGGCTGTAATCTATGA
- a CDS encoding LIC_20245 family lipoprotein, with product MISVRKLLFIAGIVIVLFASLPFLFWTDDEKSEVDAKRSEADALAGLFGGGSGSSSSNSSGRGSAGKSLFESDFFNAGKGEYREPEQAAGGNQENKPQDAADSDNPVNPQTGKPYTNEEMDRFQQLKERFPNNSLLPTKLSPAEKEQKKQLEQRVSEATRAVLSRTASKEQVVTYYDFMEKQSKDRLEIVKYLVDIQKGSGDPEQEKKLETIQQTMIQQLEQVQKDKQRAYEQAGL from the coding sequence GTGATCAGCGTGCGTAAACTTCTATTCATTGCGGGGATCGTTATTGTCTTATTCGCCTCCCTTCCCTTTCTTTTTTGGACGGACGACGAAAAATCGGAAGTAGATGCAAAAAGAAGCGAGGCGGACGCACTTGCGGGACTCTTCGGGGGAGGATCCGGATCTTCTTCTTCCAATTCTTCCGGAAGGGGAAGCGCGGGCAAATCCCTATTCGAGTCGGATTTTTTCAATGCGGGTAAGGGAGAATACAGAGAGCCGGAGCAGGCGGCAGGGGGCAACCAAGAGAATAAGCCCCAGGACGCTGCGGATTCGGATAATCCCGTCAATCCTCAAACCGGAAAGCCTTATACCAACGAGGAGATGGATCGTTTCCAACAATTGAAAGAACGTTTCCCGAATAACTCCCTTCTTCCTACTAAATTGAGTCCTGCCGAAAAAGAGCAAAAGAAACAGTTGGAACAAAGAGTTTCCGAGGCGACTCGAGCCGTGCTTTCTAGAACCGCTTCCAAGGAACAAGTCGTAACCTATTACGATTTTATGGAAAAGCAATCCAAGGACAGATTGGAAATCGTAAAGTATCTGGTGGATATCCAGAAGGGATCCGGAGATCCCGAGCAGGAAAAGAAATTGGAAACCATCCAGCAGACGATGATCCAGCAATTAGAACAGGTGCAAAAGGATAAGCAGAGAGCCTACGAACAAGCTG